Proteins encoded by one window of Nitrospirota bacterium:
- the sat gene encoding sulfate adenylyltransferase: MALVNPHGKEKKLKPLLLTGKELEEEKKKAAGLKRVNISSRETGDLIMMGIGGFSPLDGFMTYEDWKDVCAEYKMADGTFWPIPITVSTDDAVKVGDEVALYSEEFGEIMATMKVTETYKIDKEYECKQVYRTTDMQDHPGVKMVMNQAGTNLAGPVKVLSEGTFPKEYPGIYLTPAQSRHIFTEKGWSTVAAFQTRNPMHRSHEYLAKIAVETCDGVFVHMLLGKLKPGDIPSDVRQKAIDVLAEKYFVKDTIVIGGYPLDMRYAGPREALLHALFRQNYGCSHLIVGRDHAGVGEYYGPFDAQKIFDEIPKDALETKPLKIDWTFWCHKCDGMASMRTCPHGKEDRLILSGTKLRKMLSEGEEVSDKFSRPEVLKILREYYEGLTEKVEIKTHKYSEGA; the protein is encoded by the coding sequence ATGGCATTAGTCAATCCGCACGGAAAAGAGAAGAAGCTGAAGCCGCTTCTTCTGACGGGCAAGGAGCTCGAAGAGGAGAAGAAAAAAGCGGCCGGCCTCAAGAGAGTCAATATATCATCCCGCGAGACCGGCGACCTTATCATGATGGGCATCGGCGGCTTCTCTCCGCTCGACGGCTTCATGACCTACGAGGACTGGAAGGACGTCTGCGCCGAATACAAGATGGCGGACGGCACCTTCTGGCCGATCCCGATAACCGTCTCTACCGATGATGCGGTCAAAGTCGGCGACGAAGTCGCCCTCTACTCCGAGGAGTTCGGCGAGATCATGGCGACCATGAAGGTCACCGAGACCTACAAGATCGACAAGGAGTACGAGTGCAAGCAGGTCTACCGGACCACCGATATGCAGGACCACCCGGGTGTCAAGATGGTCATGAACCAGGCCGGCACCAACCTCGCCGGGCCGGTAAAGGTCCTCAGCGAGGGCACCTTCCCGAAGGAGTATCCCGGCATTTACCTCACCCCGGCGCAGTCGCGGCATATCTTTACGGAGAAGGGGTGGAGCACGGTTGCGGCGTTCCAGACGAGGAACCCGATGCACCGCTCCCACGAGTACCTCGCCAAGATCGCCGTCGAGACCTGCGACGGCGTCTTCGTCCACATGCTCCTCGGCAAGCTGAAGCCGGGCGACATCCCCTCGGACGTCCGCCAGAAGGCGATCGACGTGCTCGCCGAAAAGTATTTCGTGAAGGACACCATCGTGATCGGCGGCTATCCGCTCGATATGCGCTACGCCGGTCCCCGGGAGGCGCTGCTCCACGCCCTCTTCAGGCAGAACTACGGCTGCAGTCACCTGATCGTCGGACGCGACCACGCGGGCGTGGGCGAGTACTACGGCCCGTTCGATGCGCAGAAGATCTTCGACGAGATCCCGAAGGATGCGCTCGAGACCAAGCCGCTCAAGATCGACTGGACCTTCTGGTGCCACAAATGCGACGGCATGGCATCGATGAGGACCTGCCCGCACGGCAAGGAAGACAGGCTGATCCTGAGCGGGACCAAGCTCAGGAAGATGCTCTCGGAGGGTGAAGAGGTTTCCGACAAGTTCAGCAGGCCCGAGGTCCTCAAGATACTGAGAGAGTACTACGAAGGATTGACCGAGAAGGTCGAGATCAAGACCCATAAATATTCGGAGGGTGCATAA
- a CDS encoding adenylate kinase, translating to MRIVLLGAPGAGKGTQAKKLIEKYPMPQISTGDLLRAAVAAGTPLGKEAKSYMDKGELVPDSVVLGMVEERLKQDDCKKGYILDGFPRNTKQAEALDKMLASLNMPLNAALSVDVPFDDLMKRLTGRRTCKACGQMYNVYFNPPKKEGVCDKCGGELFQRDDDREETIKKRLEVYNSQTAPLIDYYGKKSILKSVSGTGSIDDIFGKVCSALGLK from the coding sequence ATGAGGATAGTTCTTCTTGGCGCACCGGGAGCAGGAAAAGGTACTCAGGCGAAGAAACTTATCGAAAAATATCCAATGCCCCAGATTTCGACCGGCGATCTTCTCCGGGCGGCAGTCGCTGCAGGAACCCCCCTTGGCAAAGAAGCAAAGTCATATATGGATAAAGGAGAGCTCGTTCCCGACAGCGTTGTCCTCGGTATGGTCGAAGAGCGGCTCAAGCAGGACGATTGCAAAAAAGGCTATATCCTCGACGGTTTCCCCCGGAACACCAAGCAGGCGGAAGCGCTGGACAAGATGCTCGCTTCATTAAATATGCCGCTCAACGCGGCGCTCAGCGTCGATGTGCCCTTCGACGACCTCATGAAGCGGCTCACCGGCAGGAGGACCTGCAAGGCGTGCGGCCAGATGTACAATGTCTACTTCAATCCCCCCAAAAAGGAAGGCGTCTGCGACAAGTGCGGCGGCGAGCTCTTCCAGAGAGATGATGACAGGGAAGAAACCATAAAGAAACGGCTCGAGGTTTACAACTCCCAGACGGCGCCGCTCATCGACTACTACGGCAAGAAGAGCATCCTGAAGTCGGTCTCCGGCACCGGGAGCATCGACGATATCTTCGGCAAGGTCTGCAGCGCGCTCGGGCTCAAATAG
- a CDS encoding XTP/dITP diphosphatase, producing MDIVLATRNRKKAEELRRILDGLGVTILTVADFPSCPEVVEDSDTFEGNAVKKAVAAAGCTNLPALADDSGLEVDALNGAPGVRSARYAGEGADDAANTAKLLQELESVPEGARGARFVCCIALALPDAPQHKARVVTFTGAAEGRIGREAKGGRGFGYDPIFYPRGEERTFAEMSSEEKDALSHRRKALDQLKTFLKEIVI from the coding sequence ATGGATATCGTTCTGGCAACGCGCAACAGGAAGAAGGCGGAAGAGCTTCGGAGGATTCTCGACGGCCTCGGGGTTACTATCCTGACGGTCGCCGATTTCCCCTCCTGCCCCGAGGTCGTCGAGGATAGCGATACCTTCGAGGGCAACGCGGTTAAAAAGGCCGTAGCCGCTGCCGGGTGTACCAACCTGCCGGCGCTTGCCGACGATTCGGGGCTCGAAGTGGATGCGCTGAACGGGGCGCCGGGGGTCCGGTCGGCGAGGTACGCGGGAGAGGGCGCCGACGACGCGGCGAACACCGCAAAGCTGCTGCAGGAGCTCGAGAGCGTGCCGGAGGGAGCGCGGGGGGCCCGGTTCGTCTGCTGCATAGCGCTGGCGCTTCCCGATGCGCCGCAGCACAAGGCAAGGGTCGTCACCTTTACCGGCGCCGCAGAGGGCCGCATCGGCAGAGAGGCGAAGGGCGGCAGGGGCTTCGGCTACGACCCGATCTTCTATCCCCGGGGGGAAGAGCGCACCTTTGCTGAAATGAGCTCCGAAGAAAAGGACGCCCTGAGCCACCGGCGGAAGGCGCTGGATCAACTCAAAACCTTTTTAAAAGAAATCGTTATATAA
- the rpsO gene encoding 30S ribosomal protein S15 yields MSLATGKKKEIIESYKVHDHDTGSPEVQVAILTERIAYLTDHFKTHNKDHHSRRGLLKLVAQRKKLLTYLKTTDKSRYDKLIERLGLRK; encoded by the coding sequence ATGTCGCTTGCTACGGGAAAGAAAAAGGAGATCATCGAATCGTATAAGGTCCATGACCATGATACGGGATCACCTGAGGTCCAGGTGGCGATCCTGACCGAAAGAATCGCCTACCTCACCGACCACTTTAAAACCCACAATAAAGATCATCACTCGCGCCGTGGGCTCCTGAAACTTGTCGCGCAGAGGAAAAAGCTCCTCACCTATCTCAAGACAACCGATAAGAGCCGCTACGACAAGCTGATCGAAAGGCTCGGACTCAGAAAATAA